In Roseisolibacter agri, the following proteins share a genomic window:
- a CDS encoding PxKF domain-containing protein, translated as MRTRRWMTPPTRTTLGRSASSQTIAGLGRVATLGLLALSAACGDADPARPRALAPTSRASAEVVPGSQVYIDTPPPIVVEATGPDGAVVAFATPNAYDVDGNALPVQCDAPSPTLFPFGSTNVICFAVDAAGNSKNTHFTVRVQDTTNPQLTMPPTQVVQAAPGAQEASVSFTVHASDVADPDVQIVCDAESGAMFPIGTTQVTCAAYDNFWNSASGSFLVVVESVPTFAFTGFFQPVANDGVFNVVKAGSAIPVKFSLDGNRGLAILKSGSPSATTVSCVSEAAQSAVGETVAASGNSLSYDAATDQYIYVWKSEKGWAGGCRRLDVTLTDGRTKSAFFRFTR; from the coding sequence ATGCGTACTCGGCGCTGGATGACGCCTCCCACTCGGACGACCCTTGGAAGATCCGCCTCGTCTCAGACGATCGCAGGTCTCGGACGCGTCGCGACGCTTGGCCTGCTCGCCTTGAGCGCAGCGTGCGGTGATGCGGATCCGGCGCGACCGCGAGCTCTCGCTCCGACGTCCCGTGCTTCGGCCGAGGTCGTACCTGGCAGCCAAGTCTATATTGACACGCCCCCGCCCATCGTCGTAGAGGCTACCGGACCCGATGGCGCGGTCGTCGCCTTCGCGACTCCGAATGCGTATGACGTTGATGGAAATGCTCTCCCGGTGCAGTGTGATGCCCCGTCGCCAACTCTCTTCCCGTTCGGCAGCACAAACGTGATCTGCTTCGCCGTTGACGCTGCTGGCAACAGCAAGAACACCCACTTCACCGTCCGCGTTCAGGATACGACGAATCCTCAGCTGACTATGCCGCCAACCCAGGTTGTGCAGGCGGCCCCTGGTGCGCAGGAAGCATCAGTGAGTTTCACGGTGCACGCCAGTGACGTGGCAGACCCGGATGTTCAGATCGTTTGTGATGCGGAGTCCGGTGCGATGTTTCCGATCGGTACCACCCAGGTGACCTGCGCGGCGTACGACAACTTCTGGAATTCCGCATCGGGTTCGTTCCTCGTCGTGGTCGAATCCGTCCCGACCTTCGCGTTTACCGGGTTCTTCCAGCCCGTCGCGAACGACGGCGTCTTCAACGTCGTGAAAGCCGGTAGCGCGATCCCCGTGAAGTTCAGTCTCGACGGGAACCGCGGTCTCGCGATCCTGAAGAGCGGATCGCCCTCGGCCACGACGGTCAGCTGCGTCTCCGAGGCTGCCCAATCCGCGGTCGGGGAGACGGTGGCCGCGTCTGGCAACAGTCTGTCGTACGATGCGGCGACGGATCAGTACATCTACGTGTGGAAGTCCGAGAAGGGCTGGGCTGGTGGCTGTC
- a CDS encoding nucleoside permease, with translation MSAAAAPVRGGGGAIRTRLSVMMFVQYFIYGSWLVTLGTFLGNVLRASGKEIGFAYMMPALAAIVSPFIVGMIADRFFATEKMLAALHLVGAALLYVATLQDGFSGFALYFGLYTLCYMPTLALTNSLSFANMGDPGREFPRIRVLGTIGFIAVGWVIGLLGADATAMPLRIGAGASVLMALYALTLPHTPPQAAGKPFSARDVLGLDALALMKDRSFAVFVLGSFLLCIPLQFYYAFTNPFLNEIGVAGAAAKMTLGQMSEIGFMLLMPFFFARLGVKKMLLIGMAAWTARYVLFSQGNATSGMWMLYLGLLLHGVCYDFFFVTGQIYVDQQADVSIRAAAQGFITLVTLGLGQAIGSWLSGVVVDANTVAGAAGAVTHDWTSIWLVPAAGALVVLVIFALLFRPRAQRPGAHVPEAAPASAPA, from the coding sequence ATGAGCGCCGCCGCCGCGCCCGTGCGGGGAGGGGGCGGTGCGATCCGCACGCGCCTCTCCGTGATGATGTTCGTGCAGTACTTCATCTACGGCTCGTGGCTGGTGACGCTCGGGACGTTCCTGGGGAACGTGCTGCGGGCGAGCGGCAAGGAGATCGGCTTCGCGTACATGATGCCGGCGCTGGCGGCGATCGTGTCGCCGTTCATCGTGGGGATGATCGCGGACCGCTTCTTCGCCACGGAGAAGATGCTGGCGGCGCTGCACCTGGTGGGGGCGGCGCTACTGTACGTGGCGACGCTGCAGGACGGCTTCTCGGGGTTCGCGCTCTACTTCGGCCTGTACACGCTCTGCTACATGCCGACGCTGGCGCTCACCAACTCGCTCTCGTTCGCCAACATGGGCGACCCGGGGCGCGAGTTCCCGCGCATCCGCGTGCTCGGCACGATCGGCTTCATCGCGGTGGGCTGGGTGATCGGCTTGCTGGGCGCCGACGCGACGGCGATGCCGCTGCGCATCGGCGCGGGCGCGTCGGTGCTGATGGCGCTCTACGCGCTCACGCTCCCGCACACGCCGCCGCAGGCCGCCGGCAAGCCGTTCTCGGCGCGCGACGTCCTGGGGCTGGACGCGCTGGCGCTGATGAAGGACCGCTCGTTCGCGGTGTTCGTGCTCGGCTCGTTCCTGCTGTGCATCCCGCTGCAGTTCTACTACGCGTTCACCAACCCCTTCCTGAACGAGATCGGGGTAGCCGGCGCGGCGGCGAAGATGACGCTCGGGCAGATGTCGGAGATCGGCTTCATGCTGCTGATGCCGTTCTTCTTCGCGCGCCTGGGCGTGAAGAAGATGCTGCTGATCGGCATGGCCGCGTGGACGGCGCGCTACGTCCTGTTCTCGCAGGGGAACGCGACGAGCGGGATGTGGATGCTCTACCTCGGGCTGCTGCTCCACGGCGTGTGCTACGACTTCTTCTTCGTGACGGGTCAGATCTACGTCGACCAGCAGGCGGACGTCTCGATCCGCGCCGCGGCGCAGGGCTTCATCACGCTGGTGACGCTCGGCCTCGGGCAGGCGATCGGGAGCTGGCTGTCGGGCGTGGTGGTGGACGCGAACACGGTCGCGGGCGCCGCAGGCGCGGTGACGCACGACTGGACGTCGATCTGGCTGGTGCCGGCGGCGGGTGCGCTGGTGGTGCTGGTGATCTTCGCGCTGCTCTTCCGGCCACGGGCGCAGCGGCCGGGTGCGCATGTGCCGGAGGCGGCGCCGGCGAGCGCGCCGGCCTGA
- a CDS encoding 3-keto-disaccharide hydrolase produces MRTSLLVQAALLVVGAAGCGQRNDTVADSPAATSTATDTAQAMGDVTNAAAQPGAPNTLTDAERADGWKLLFDGTSTAGWRGYGKTAMPDSGWSVVDGALTRTGRGGDIVTTDKYKDFELALEWKVPPGGNSGVFYHALESADPIYYSAPEMQILDDARHPDGKNPLTSAGAAYGLYAPPRGVVKPAGEWNSARLVVRGNAVEHWLNGQKVVSYEAWSDDWKAKVAASKFAAWKAYGTGKEGLIGLQDHGDRVQFRSIKVRVLP; encoded by the coding sequence ATGCGAACCTCTCTCCTCGTGCAGGCCGCGCTCCTCGTCGTGGGGGCTGCGGGCTGCGGACAGCGGAACGACACCGTCGCCGACTCGCCGGCGGCGACGAGCACCGCCACCGACACCGCGCAGGCCATGGGCGACGTCACCAACGCGGCCGCGCAGCCGGGCGCGCCGAACACGCTCACCGACGCCGAGCGCGCCGACGGGTGGAAGCTGCTGTTCGACGGGACGTCGACCGCGGGGTGGCGCGGCTACGGCAAGACCGCGATGCCGGACTCCGGGTGGTCGGTGGTGGACGGCGCGCTCACGCGCACGGGGCGCGGCGGCGACATCGTCACGACGGACAAGTACAAGGACTTCGAGCTGGCGCTGGAGTGGAAGGTGCCGCCCGGCGGCAACAGCGGCGTCTTCTACCACGCGCTGGAGAGCGCGGACCCGATCTACTACAGCGCGCCCGAGATGCAGATCCTGGACGACGCGCGGCATCCGGACGGCAAGAACCCGCTGACGTCCGCCGGCGCGGCGTACGGGCTGTACGCGCCGCCGCGCGGCGTGGTGAAGCCGGCCGGCGAGTGGAACAGCGCGCGGCTGGTGGTGCGTGGCAACGCGGTGGAGCACTGGCTCAACGGCCAGAAGGTCGTGAGCTACGAGGCGTGGAGCGACGACTGGAAGGCGAAGGTCGCGGCGTCGAAGTTCGCGGCGTGGAAGGCGTACGGCACGGGCAAGGAGGGCCTCATCGGCCTGCAGGACCACGGCGACCGCGTGCAGTTCCGCTCGATCAAGGTGCGGGTGCTGCCATGA
- a CDS encoding Gfo/Idh/MocA family protein: MNDGQGPVTNPITRREFVGTASTLAMGAMIVPRHVLGGPGYQAPSDTLNVAIVGAGGMGMSNWTQLLGENVVAICDVDMPYVERSIAGRLRVRPPTSVPATVPEAERAKWMEERTKAAEKSLLEAQAVERTYLKAAKYADFRQLLDRQKNLDGIVVATPDHLHAVIAERAMRAGKHVYVQKPLAATVHESRVLAKTARELPKIVTQMGNQGHSGEGTRRIRELIQAGIIGKVSEVHVWTDRPVRYWAQGIPRPEVANATNGAAAPAAAPQAALALSDGKPLPVAPPRWNMRTVDNAVLAAMAANPQSPPPGLDWDLYCGPVPPIPYHPAYHPFSWRGWTDFGVGAIGDMGAHLIDQPYWALDLTQPTSVSASSTPWGGPANNPASYPLAMTAEYEYPAVGARGPVKLFWYDGGLMPPRPNFLPDDQTLPRGDGGGGVFIGEKGILIYETYGNNPRVFPASLQEAADRVPKTVPRVDVPHEVNWANACKGKGQASSPFAYAAALNETMLLPIVALRAGQGRKIAYDAAAMTVTNVPEANPFLTRRYRDGWSL; encoded by the coding sequence ATGAACGATGGACAGGGTCCCGTGACCAACCCGATCACCCGCCGCGAGTTCGTCGGCACGGCGTCGACGCTGGCGATGGGCGCGATGATCGTCCCGCGCCACGTGCTGGGCGGCCCGGGCTACCAGGCGCCGAGCGACACGCTGAACGTCGCCATCGTCGGCGCCGGCGGCATGGGCATGAGCAACTGGACGCAGCTCCTCGGCGAGAACGTCGTGGCGATCTGCGACGTCGACATGCCGTACGTCGAGCGGTCGATCGCGGGACGCCTGCGCGTGCGCCCGCCCACGAGCGTGCCCGCGACCGTGCCCGAGGCCGAGCGCGCGAAGTGGATGGAGGAGCGCACGAAGGCGGCCGAGAAGTCGCTGCTGGAGGCGCAGGCGGTCGAGCGCACGTATCTCAAGGCGGCGAAGTACGCCGACTTCCGGCAGCTGCTGGACAGGCAGAAGAACCTGGACGGCATCGTCGTCGCGACGCCGGACCACCTGCACGCCGTGATCGCCGAGCGGGCGATGCGCGCGGGGAAGCACGTGTACGTGCAGAAGCCGCTGGCGGCGACCGTGCACGAGTCGCGCGTGCTCGCGAAGACGGCGCGCGAGCTGCCGAAGATCGTCACGCAGATGGGCAACCAGGGCCACTCGGGCGAGGGGACGCGGCGCATCCGCGAGCTCATTCAGGCCGGCATCATCGGCAAGGTGAGCGAGGTGCACGTCTGGACCGACCGTCCGGTGCGCTACTGGGCGCAGGGGATCCCGCGGCCGGAGGTCGCGAACGCGACGAACGGTGCGGCCGCACCCGCGGCGGCGCCGCAGGCTGCGCTGGCGCTGAGCGACGGCAAGCCGCTGCCGGTGGCGCCGCCGCGCTGGAACATGCGCACGGTGGACAACGCGGTGCTGGCGGCGATGGCGGCCAACCCGCAGTCGCCGCCGCCGGGGCTCGACTGGGACCTCTACTGCGGCCCGGTGCCGCCGATCCCGTACCATCCCGCGTACCACCCGTTCAGCTGGCGCGGGTGGACGGACTTCGGCGTGGGCGCGATCGGCGACATGGGCGCGCACCTGATCGACCAGCCGTACTGGGCGCTCGACCTCACGCAGCCGACGAGCGTCAGCGCGTCGTCGACGCCGTGGGGCGGACCCGCGAACAACCCCGCGAGCTATCCGCTGGCGATGACGGCGGAGTACGAGTATCCCGCGGTCGGCGCGCGCGGGCCGGTGAAGCTGTTCTGGTACGACGGCGGGCTGATGCCGCCGCGTCCCAACTTCCTGCCCGACGACCAGACGCTCCCGCGCGGCGACGGCGGCGGGGGCGTGTTCATCGGCGAGAAGGGGATCCTGATCTACGAGACGTACGGCAACAACCCGCGCGTCTTCCCGGCGTCGCTGCAGGAGGCGGCCGACCGCGTCCCGAAGACGGTGCCGCGCGTGGACGTCCCGCACGAGGTGAACTGGGCGAACGCCTGCAAGGGCAAGGGGCAGGCGAGCAGCCCGTTCGCATACGCGGCGGCGCTGAACGAGACGATGCTGCTCCCGATCGTGGCGCTGCGCGCGGGGCAGGGGCGGAAGATCGCCTACGACGCCGCGGCGATGACCGTGACCAACGTGCCCGAAGCCAACCCATTCCTCACGCGCCGGTACCGCGACGGCTGGAGCCTCTGA
- a CDS encoding Gfo/Idh/MocA family protein yields the protein MSDRLGIGFVGSGFIARFHIRSFQAVREADVRGVWSPDARHAESAAAYARSLDVGDARAHASIADLVADPHVHAIWLVGPNHARVANVEAIVQAIREGRGTLRGLACEKPLARTVAEARRVVELVESVGLPTAYLENQLFAPQVETGRELLWARGASATGRPYLARAAEEHSGPHMPWFWSGVQQGGGVLNDMMCHSALLVRHLLTRPGEPLSSVRPVRVTAQIASLKWTRPEYRAVLQQQMGVDYHRAPSEDFASATIEFETAEGHTAIGEASTSWSFVGAGLRLSAELLGPEYSMRWSSLDTGLQLFFSRAVQGRAGEDLIEKQNAESGLMPVVVNEAAAYGYEAENRHFARAFLGKEQPRLTFADGLEVVQLLMTAYRSAEERRTLEWAPDTIADYVPPVARGTWRPPALDRLATARS from the coding sequence ATGAGCGACCGCCTGGGGATCGGCTTCGTCGGCAGCGGCTTCATCGCGCGCTTCCACATCCGCTCCTTCCAGGCGGTGCGCGAGGCCGACGTGCGCGGCGTGTGGAGCCCCGACGCGCGGCACGCCGAGTCGGCCGCCGCGTACGCGCGCTCGCTGGACGTGGGCGACGCGCGCGCGCACGCCTCGATCGCCGACCTCGTCGCCGATCCGCACGTCCACGCGATCTGGCTCGTGGGGCCCAACCACGCGCGCGTGGCCAACGTCGAGGCGATCGTGCAGGCGATACGCGAGGGGCGCGGCACGCTGCGCGGGCTGGCGTGCGAGAAGCCGCTGGCGCGCACGGTGGCGGAAGCGCGCCGCGTCGTCGAATTGGTGGAGTCGGTGGGGCTGCCGACCGCGTACCTCGAGAACCAGCTGTTCGCGCCGCAGGTGGAGACGGGGCGCGAGCTGCTGTGGGCGCGCGGCGCATCCGCCACCGGACGGCCGTACCTCGCGCGCGCGGCGGAGGAGCACAGCGGGCCGCACATGCCGTGGTTCTGGAGCGGCGTGCAGCAGGGCGGCGGGGTGCTGAACGACATGATGTGCCACTCCGCGCTGCTCGTGCGGCACCTGCTCACGCGCCCCGGCGAGCCGCTGTCGAGCGTGCGGCCCGTGCGCGTGACGGCGCAGATCGCGAGCCTCAAGTGGACGCGCCCCGAGTACCGCGCGGTGCTGCAGCAGCAGATGGGCGTCGACTACCACCGCGCGCCGTCCGAGGACTTCGCCAGCGCGACGATCGAGTTCGAGACCGCGGAAGGGCACACCGCGATCGGCGAGGCGTCGACGTCGTGGAGCTTCGTGGGCGCGGGGCTGCGCCTGAGCGCCGAGCTGCTGGGGCCCGAGTACTCGATGCGCTGGAGCTCCCTGGACACGGGGCTGCAGCTCTTCTTCAGCCGCGCCGTGCAGGGCCGCGCGGGCGAGGACCTGATCGAGAAGCAGAACGCCGAATCGGGCCTGATGCCCGTCGTGGTGAACGAGGCCGCGGCCTACGGCTACGAGGCCGAGAACCGCCACTTCGCGCGCGCGTTCCTCGGGAAGGAGCAGCCGCGGCTGACGTTCGCCGACGGGCTGGAAGTGGTGCAGCTGCTGATGACCGCGTACCGCAGCGCGGAGGAGCGCCGCACGCTGGAGTGGGCGCCCGACACGATCGCCGACTACGTCCCCCCGGTCGCCCGCGGCACGTGGCGACCGCCCGCCCTCGACCGCCTCGCCACCGCCCGGAGCTGA
- a CDS encoding gluconate 2-dehydrogenase subunit 3 family protein: MSENINRRAALKVLSVLPLAGVVDAVEAQQPAQPPRTPHATPNQPAGQTAPPAASVPKRKFFTAREWRTVGVLADDIIPRDDRSGSATDAGVPAYMDHHMSVQETSDESRVAMRGGLRWLDTETRRRFNVAYHQASEAQRHQILDDIAGPAAQAPPALRPGAAFFNTFRNMVASGFFSSAIGWKDLQYQGNVFNPNWQGCPKPALDKLGVSYDLMTTRVAPQGTPTR; the protein is encoded by the coding sequence ATGAGCGAGAACATCAACCGTCGCGCGGCGCTCAAGGTCCTGAGCGTCCTGCCGCTCGCGGGCGTCGTCGACGCCGTCGAGGCGCAGCAGCCCGCGCAGCCGCCGCGCACGCCGCACGCGACGCCCAACCAGCCGGCCGGGCAGACGGCGCCGCCGGCGGCGAGCGTGCCGAAGCGGAAGTTCTTCACCGCGCGCGAGTGGCGCACCGTCGGCGTGCTGGCCGACGACATCATCCCGCGCGACGACCGCTCGGGGAGCGCGACCGACGCGGGCGTGCCGGCCTACATGGACCACCACATGTCCGTGCAGGAGACGAGCGACGAGTCGCGCGTCGCGATGCGCGGCGGGCTGCGGTGGCTCGATACCGAGACGCGGCGGCGCTTCAACGTCGCGTACCATCAGGCGAGCGAGGCGCAGCGGCACCAGATCCTGGACGACATCGCGGGCCCCGCGGCGCAGGCGCCGCCGGCGCTGCGGCCGGGCGCGGCGTTCTTCAACACCTTCCGCAACATGGTCGCCTCGGGCTTCTTCTCGAGCGCGATCGGGTGGAAGGACCTGCAGTACCAGGGGAACGTCTTCAACCCCAACTGGCAGGGGTGCCCCAAGCCGGCGCTCGACAAGCTGGGCGTCAGCTACGACCTGATGACGACGCGCGTCGCACCGCAGGGCACCCCGACGCGATGA
- a CDS encoding GMC family oxidoreductase, with protein MAHSEQQVYDVAIVGSGAGGGMAAYALTKAGARVVMLEAGPAWYASKNSTMILPAYATPGRGRSTRNREFGEHDACDGGFEIEGEPYTRAPGTRFDWWRGRMLGGRTNHWGRISLRFGPRDFKGKTHDGLGDDWPIGYQDIAPYYDRIDDLIGVFGSNEGLENHPDGRFHPAPKPRCYELLVKKASDKLGITCIPSRLSIITKPLPGRQACHYCGQCNRGCSVKANFSSPDVLIAPALATGKLTLITEAMAREVTVGRDGLATGVSYVHKPSGEDRHVRAKVVVLAASALESARLLLNSKSSQFPQGLANGSGTVGRYITDTTGTDVSGFIPAMVDHVPHNEDGVGGMHVYMPWWLDNAKLDFPRGYHIEVWGGLGQPSYGFGGGIQRYPNVAGYGKKLKEDYRKYYGATIGFSGRGEMIPNDKSYAEIDPTVVDQWGIPVLRFHWEWSDHEINQSKHMQETFRKLIAEMGGTVFSGMPTKEQQYGLAPGGRIIHELGGARMGTDPKTSVLNADCQAHDCKNLFIADGAPFVSQADKNPTWTILALAWRTADAITAQRKAGAI; from the coding sequence ATGGCGCACAGCGAGCAGCAGGTCTACGACGTCGCGATCGTCGGCTCCGGAGCCGGCGGCGGCATGGCCGCGTACGCGCTGACGAAGGCGGGCGCGCGCGTGGTGATGCTGGAGGCGGGCCCCGCGTGGTACGCGTCGAAGAACTCGACGATGATCCTGCCGGCGTACGCGACGCCGGGGCGCGGACGCTCCACGCGCAACCGCGAGTTCGGCGAGCACGACGCGTGCGACGGCGGCTTCGAGATCGAGGGCGAGCCGTACACGCGCGCCCCCGGCACCCGCTTCGACTGGTGGCGCGGGCGCATGCTCGGCGGGCGCACGAACCACTGGGGCCGCATCTCGCTGCGCTTCGGGCCGCGCGACTTCAAGGGGAAGACGCACGACGGGCTGGGCGACGACTGGCCGATCGGCTACCAGGACATCGCGCCGTACTACGACCGCATCGACGACCTGATCGGCGTCTTCGGCAGCAACGAGGGGCTGGAGAACCACCCCGACGGGCGCTTCCATCCGGCGCCCAAGCCGCGCTGCTACGAGCTGCTGGTGAAGAAGGCGAGCGACAAGCTGGGGATCACGTGCATCCCGTCGCGGCTCTCGATCATCACCAAGCCGCTGCCGGGCCGTCAGGCGTGCCACTACTGCGGCCAGTGCAACCGCGGCTGCAGCGTGAAGGCGAACTTCTCCAGCCCCGACGTGCTGATCGCGCCGGCGCTGGCGACGGGGAAGCTGACGCTGATCACCGAGGCGATGGCGCGCGAGGTGACGGTCGGCCGCGACGGGCTGGCGACGGGCGTCTCGTACGTGCACAAGCCGAGCGGCGAGGACCGGCACGTGCGCGCGAAGGTCGTGGTGCTGGCGGCGAGCGCGCTGGAGAGCGCGCGGCTGCTGCTCAACTCCAAGTCCTCGCAGTTCCCGCAGGGGCTCGCGAACGGCAGCGGCACGGTGGGGCGCTACATCACCGACACCACGGGCACCGACGTCTCGGGCTTCATCCCCGCGATGGTGGACCACGTGCCGCACAACGAGGACGGCGTGGGCGGCATGCACGTGTACATGCCGTGGTGGCTGGACAACGCGAAGCTCGACTTCCCGCGCGGCTACCACATCGAGGTGTGGGGCGGGCTGGGGCAGCCGTCGTACGGCTTCGGCGGCGGGATCCAGCGCTACCCGAACGTCGCCGGCTACGGGAAGAAGCTGAAGGAGGACTACCGCAAGTACTACGGCGCGACGATCGGCTTCTCGGGGCGCGGCGAGATGATCCCGAACGACAAGTCGTACGCCGAGATCGACCCGACGGTGGTGGACCAGTGGGGGATCCCGGTGCTGCGCTTCCACTGGGAGTGGAGCGACCACGAGATCAACCAGTCGAAGCACATGCAGGAGACCTTCCGCAAGCTGATCGCGGAGATGGGCGGCACGGTGTTCAGCGGCATGCCGACGAAGGAGCAGCAGTACGGGCTCGCGCCGGGTGGCCGCATCATCCACGAGCTGGGCGGCGCGCGCATGGGGACCGACCCCAAGACGTCGGTGCTGAACGCCGACTGCCAGGCGCACGACTGCAAGAACCTGTTCATCGCCGACGGCGCGCCGTTCGTGTCGCAGGCGGACAAGAACCCGACGTGGACGATCCTCGCGCTGGCGTGGCGCACGGCGGACGCGATCACGGCCCAGCGGAAGGCGGGAGCGATCTGA
- a CDS encoding sugar phosphate isomerase/epimerase family protein — protein sequence MPLDQAAATPRRTFLRTLGAAAGAAMAAPLLAPLAACAPRAGSAPDTTTPANASTAPATMRLGVQLYTLRDALGKDLEGTLAALSRIGYRNVELFQHHGKTAAELRAILDRHQLAAPSAHVPLAQFRASVAKVLDDAATLGHQWVAVPWLDQSERTVDAYKRLAADLSRWGELARARDIGMAYHNHDFEFAPIAGTTQTGWDILRAEADRQLVKYELDVYWATKAGKDALALMTGEPGRVVMIHAKDATAAPERKMVDVGAGTIDFATLIREGRRVGLQGVYVEHDNPTDALATARAGYEHLRRLMS from the coding sequence ATGCCTCTCGACCAGGCCGCCGCGACCCCGCGGCGCACCTTCCTGCGCACGCTCGGTGCGGCGGCCGGCGCCGCGATGGCCGCGCCGCTGCTCGCGCCCCTCGCGGCGTGCGCGCCCCGCGCCGGCTCCGCGCCGGACACCACCACGCCGGCCAACGCGTCCACGGCGCCCGCCACCATGCGACTCGGCGTCCAGCTGTACACGCTGCGCGACGCGCTCGGGAAGGACCTCGAAGGGACGCTCGCGGCGCTGTCGCGGATCGGCTACCGCAACGTCGAGCTGTTCCAGCACCACGGGAAGACGGCGGCCGAGCTCCGCGCGATCCTCGACCGGCACCAGCTGGCGGCGCCGTCGGCGCACGTGCCGCTCGCGCAGTTCCGCGCCTCGGTCGCCAAGGTCCTCGACGACGCGGCGACGCTCGGCCACCAGTGGGTCGCCGTGCCGTGGCTGGACCAGAGCGAGCGCACCGTGGACGCGTACAAGCGGCTCGCCGCCGACCTGTCGCGCTGGGGCGAGCTCGCGCGCGCGCGCGACATCGGCATGGCGTACCACAACCACGACTTCGAGTTCGCGCCGATCGCGGGGACGACGCAGACGGGATGGGACATCCTGCGCGCGGAGGCCGACCGGCAGCTCGTGAAGTACGAGCTGGACGTGTACTGGGCGACCAAGGCGGGGAAGGACGCGCTGGCGCTCATGACCGGCGAGCCGGGGCGCGTGGTGATGATCCACGCGAAGGACGCCACCGCGGCGCCCGAGCGGAAGATGGTGGACGTCGGCGCGGGGACGATCGACTTCGCGACGCTGATCCGCGAGGGGCGCCGCGTGGGCCTGCAGGGCGTGTACGTGGAGCACGACAATCCCACCGACGCGCTGGCGACCGCGCGTGCGGGCTACGAGCACCTTCGCCGACTGATGTCCTGA